The following are encoded in a window of Methanococcus voltae genomic DNA:
- a CDS encoding DUF366 family protein encodes MESNSFDYNKLDFNSICGIKLNDKMDYTGVEIEPLWAFKAFDVQKDSIVGFIGAMEVKIANMKDLKDVKEEAEYEVPISSKRAINFIVEHFDNNDLKTTYLRQRMLVNIVKEVIELKAGIKILKTGDDLYYNGKKLSVCIACKGITSGKIHLGINITSEGTPEHVSAIGLLEMGVSESDLTDILESILTEYCTEIDKIERDIRKTLPLI; translated from the coding sequence ATGGAATCTAACTCATTTGATTATAATAAATTGGATTTTAATAGTATCTGCGGAATAAAATTAAATGATAAAATGGATTATACGGGTGTTGAAATAGAACCATTATGGGCTTTTAAAGCTTTTGACGTCCAAAAAGATAGTATTGTAGGATTTATTGGAGCTATGGAAGTTAAAATCGCAAATATGAAAGATTTAAAAGATGTTAAAGAAGAAGCAGAATATGAAGTTCCAATTTCTTCCAAACGAGCGATAAACTTTATTGTGGAACATTTTGATAATAATGATTTAAAAACTACTTATTTAAGGCAAAGAATGCTTGTAAATATCGTAAAAGAAGTAATTGAACTAAAAGCCGGTATTAAAATATTAAAAACAGGGGATGACTTATACTACAATGGTAAAAAATTATCTGTATGTATTGCTTGTAAAGGTATTACCTCAGGTAAAATTCATCTTGGTATCAATATTACATCAGAAGGTACGCCAGAACACGTTTCAGCAATTGGTTTATTAGAAATGGGTGTGTCTGAAAGCGATTTAACTGATATTTTAGAAAGTATACTTACTGAATACTGTACTGAAATTGATAAAATAGAACGAGATATTAGAAAAACATTACCATTAATTTAA
- a CDS encoding phenylalanine--tRNA ligase subunit alpha, with amino-acid sequence MELHNDEKRILQIFQKFEKSTLNFDEISQEIEKEKIMRASLWLTGHSLAEVLEESKKLVKLSSEGLEANEKQLPERRLSKYILDNNIESIGIKDLSKVESLEKGEINPLLGNLKKKNLITIDKGNIVFKNLDYEDEEENLISKLANLDEGLDISELSKEDKKIVDSLKKRGLIEVKEIKNRELKLTSEGIEYIKNPIEIKEEITQLTKEDILSGKWKECDIRAYDATIPTEKVYPAKPHPMAKIIDDVKDILVSIGFKEVKTSAVQTEFWNFDSLFEPQDHPARDMQDTFFLKYPNKGEVNEELLQKLKSIHESGIVGDEQISKGWGYVFSEDVSKKVVLRTHTTVSSIKYLASLSEEEKEKPHKIFCIDRVFRNEAIDYKHLPEFYQCEGIVMDDNVNFDNLVGLLSEFLNKLGFEKVRIRPAYFPFTEPSLEAEVYVEGKGWMELLGAGIFRPEVLEPFGIKKPVLAWGIGLSRLVMMILELKDIRELHKNDLDWIRNSRVKSVK; translated from the coding sequence ATAGAGCTTCACAATGATGAAAAAAGAATATTACAAATATTTCAAAAATTTGAAAAGAGTACACTTAATTTTGATGAAATTTCTCAAGAAATAGAAAAAGAAAAAATTATGAGAGCAAGTTTATGGCTTACAGGGCACAGTCTTGCAGAAGTACTCGAAGAGAGTAAAAAACTTGTAAAACTCAGTTCAGAAGGTTTAGAAGCAAATGAAAAACAATTGCCCGAAAGAAGACTTTCAAAATATATATTAGACAATAATATTGAAAGTATTGGTATAAAAGACCTTTCTAAAGTTGAAAGTCTTGAAAAAGGCGAAATAAATCCATTATTAGGTAATTTAAAGAAAAAGAACTTAATAACAATTGATAAAGGAAATATTGTCTTTAAAAATTTAGATTACGAAGATGAAGAAGAAAATTTAATCTCAAAACTTGCAAATTTAGATGAAGGACTTGACATTTCTGAATTAAGCAAAGAAGATAAAAAAATAGTTGATTCTTTGAAAAAAAGAGGATTAATTGAAGTAAAAGAAATCAAAAATAGGGAATTAAAATTAACATCGGAAGGTATTGAATATATTAAAAATCCTATTGAAATTAAAGAAGAAATCACTCAATTGACAAAAGAAGATATATTAAGCGGAAAATGGAAAGAATGTGATATAAGAGCTTATGATGCAACTATTCCTACTGAAAAAGTGTATCCTGCTAAACCGCACCCAATGGCTAAAATTATTGACGATGTTAAAGATATTCTTGTATCAATTGGATTCAAAGAAGTTAAAACTTCCGCTGTGCAAACTGAATTCTGGAACTTTGATTCATTGTTTGAACCTCAAGACCACCCTGCAAGAGATATGCAAGATACATTCTTTTTAAAATATCCGAATAAAGGGGAAGTTAACGAAGAATTACTTCAAAAGCTTAAATCAATACACGAATCTGGTATTGTAGGAGATGAGCAGATTTCTAAAGGTTGGGGCTATGTATTCAGTGAAGATGTATCTAAAAAAGTAGTATTAAGGACACATACAACCGTTTCGTCTATTAAATACTTAGCATCGTTGAGTGAAGAAGAAAAAGAAAAACCCCATAAGATATTCTGTATTGATAGGGTGTTTAGAAACGAAGCTATCGATTATAAGCACTTACCAGAATTCTATCAATGTGAAGGTATTGTAATGGACGACAATGTGAATTTTGACAACTTAGTTGGTTTATTGTCAGAATTCTTAAACAAATTAGGATTTGAAAAGGTAAGAATCAGACCCGCATACTTCCCATTTACAGAGCCGTCTCTTGAAGCAGAAGTTTATGTCGAGGGCAAAGGTTGGATGGAATTGCTCGGTGCAGGTATATTCAGACCTGAAGTATTAGAGCCTTTCGGGATTAAAAAACCAGTTTTAGCTTGGGGTATCGGTTTAAGTAGATTAGTTATGATGATATTAGAATTAAAAGATATTAGAGAACTCCATAAAAACGACTTAGATTGGATAAGAAATTCAAGAGTTAAATCAGTTAAATAA
- the ftsZ gene encoding cell division protein FtsZ, which yields MRLVKDALSKNNEELYQAQMSKDDFGNAKIIVVGCGGAGNNTISRLTEIGIEGAETIALNTDKQHLEHIKADKTILIGSTLTRGLGAGGYPEIGRKSAELAKNVLEDVLKNADLVFVSAGMGGGTGTGSAPIVAEVAKESGAVVIGVVTYPFKIERARLKKADEGLKRLTECCDTVIVIDNNRLVDFVPNLPMNEAFRVADEIIAQSVKGITETISTKSMINIDYADVKAVMTNGGVAMIGVGEVDSDSKGDRVEKVVKDALQCPLLDIDYKGATGAIIHITGGPDLTLGEANRIGEGITSSMDVEANVIWGARLDSTMDGAIRVMAIITGVKSPNILGGGKLPQRILPKKQVQSKSSLGIDYIV from the coding sequence ATGAGACTTGTTAAAGATGCACTTTCTAAAAACAATGAAGAATTATACCAGGCTCAAATGTCTAAAGATGATTTTGGGAACGCCAAAATTATCGTAGTGGGATGTGGTGGTGCAGGAAACAACACAATTTCAAGACTTACGGAAATAGGAATTGAAGGTGCTGAAACTATTGCATTAAATACGGATAAACAACATTTAGAACACATAAAAGCTGATAAAACCATATTAATAGGTTCTACATTAACAAGAGGTTTAGGTGCAGGAGGATACCCGGAAATAGGTAGGAAATCCGCAGAATTAGCCAAAAACGTTCTTGAAGATGTTTTGAAAAACGCAGATTTAGTATTTGTTTCTGCAGGTATGGGTGGAGGTACAGGTACAGGTTCAGCCCCAATTGTTGCAGAAGTAGCAAAAGAAAGCGGTGCTGTTGTAATCGGTGTTGTAACATATCCATTCAAAATTGAAAGAGCAAGACTTAAAAAAGCTGACGAAGGTCTTAAAAGATTAACAGAATGTTGTGATACCGTTATTGTAATAGACAACAACAGATTAGTTGACTTTGTTCCAAACTTACCTATGAACGAAGCTTTTAGAGTAGCTGATGAAATTATCGCTCAATCAGTTAAAGGTATTACAGAAACCATATCAACCAAAAGTATGATAAACATCGATTATGCTGACGTAAAAGCTGTTATGACAAACGGCGGTGTCGCAATGATTGGTGTAGGTGAAGTAGATAGTGATTCCAAAGGCGATAGGGTAGAAAAAGTAGTTAAAGATGCTTTACAGTGTCCATTATTAGACATTGATTACAAAGGAGCTACTGGAGCTATTATTCACATTACCGGAGGTCCTGATTTAACATTAGGTGAAGCAAACAGAATTGGTGAAGGAATAACCAGTAGTATGGATGTAGAAGCTAATGTTATATGGGGTGCGAGATTAGATAGTACTATGGACGGAGCAATTAGAGTTATGGCAATTATTACTGGTGTAAAATCACCTAACATATTAGGTGGCGGTAAATTACCACAGAGAATACTCCCTAAAAAACAGGTACAATCAAAAAGTTCATTAGGAATTGACTACATCGTATAA
- the pyrE gene encoding orotate phosphoribosyltransferase, producing the protein MNSNDLKSKLIELLKEVNCVKFGDFTLASGKKSDYYVDIKKATTNPKVLKAVAELTAELCEEFKENGEYENLKVAGVELGSVSIATAVSLELEKDLLIVRKKAKSYGTKNKIEGELNPNDNIIVMEDVTTTGGSVLKAVEELKESGANVKAVFVIVDRLDGANELMEENNVRFIPLVEVNELKE; encoded by the coding sequence ATGAATTCTAATGATTTAAAATCAAAATTGATTGAATTACTTAAAGAAGTTAATTGCGTAAAGTTTGGAGATTTTACATTAGCTTCAGGTAAAAAAAGCGATTATTATGTAGATATAAAAAAAGCTACAACAAATCCAAAAGTATTAAAAGCAGTAGCTGAATTAACAGCTGAATTATGCGAAGAATTCAAAGAAAATGGAGAATATGAAAATTTAAAAGTTGCAGGTGTTGAACTTGGCTCTGTTTCAATTGCCACAGCTGTTTCTTTGGAACTTGAAAAAGATTTGTTGATTGTTAGAAAAAAAGCTAAAAGCTATGGTACTAAAAATAAAATAGAAGGTGAACTGAACCCTAATGATAATATAATTGTTATGGAAGATGTCACTACTACTGGCGGAAGTGTATTAAAAGCAGTTGAAGAACTTAAAGAATCCGGTGCAAACGTTAAAGCTGTTTTTGTGATTGTAGACAGATTAGATGGCGCAAACGAGTTAATGGAAGAAAATAACGTTAGATTTATACCTTTAGTAGAAGTTAACGAATTAAAAGAATAA
- a CDS encoding DUF2120 family protein — translation MMLNVKIGKIVRSLDAFKGSKPVVNKEEMIAVRSICRDLEFNDYNSIKEYLEAKIKQNGYELMDEDDKLIMVNRINEIMDEKGIFPDEMGFDALKASFENIGCKCDYALGKKDNLMLGISMWYNEEDDLHKFVEVMVLY, via the coding sequence ATGATGTTAAATGTTAAAATTGGAAAAATAGTAAGGTCATTAGATGCTTTTAAAGGTTCAAAACCGGTAGTAAACAAGGAAGAAATGATTGCTGTACGGAGCATTTGCAGAGATTTAGAGTTCAATGATTACAATAGTATTAAAGAATATTTGGAAGCTAAGATAAAACAAAATGGATATGAATTAATGGATGAAGACGATAAACTCATAATGGTCAATAGGATAAATGAAATAATGGACGAAAAAGGCATATTTCCTGATGAAATGGGTTTTGATGCTTTAAAAGCTTCTTTTGAAAATATCGGTTGTAAATGTGATTACGCACTCGGTAAAAAAGATAATTTGATGTTAGGTATAAGTATGTGGTATAACGAAGAAGATGACCTTCATAAATTTGTGGAAGTTATGGTATTATACTAA
- a CDS encoding TIGR01212 family radical SAM protein (This family includes YhcC from E. coli K-12, an uncharacterized radical SAM protein.) — protein MGDINIIRKKGFPISQYGVYTKSKSPKTFKIPVDAGFSCPNKDGTLDDKGCIYCPKMGRPISVEYCNRKYSLKEQIEFQLNEHSRKGITNFYVYFYPATNTYDTPENLKKLWDFALSYNTVIGLSIGTRPDCLEVEKLDILETYVKQGYDIWIDLGVQSLQDKTLDLLNRKHNATDTLNAIKNCKERGIKVCGHIILGLPGETKKEMRETAELLSLIKIDALKIYPLVVIENTKLEEMYWNAEYKSLDKIQYVGLVIDFLENISPQILIQRISKDKVPNEIKISPEWDLGRLKILNEVSNNLKSRKSFQGSKFNI, from the coding sequence ATGGGGGATATAAACATTATACGAAAAAAAGGTTTTCCCATATCTCAATATGGAGTTTATACAAAGTCTAAAAGTCCAAAAACATTTAAAATACCTGTGGATGCTGGTTTCTCTTGCCCCAATAAAGATGGTACTTTAGATGATAAAGGCTGTATTTACTGTCCTAAAATGGGTCGACCCATTTCTGTAGAGTATTGCAACCGAAAATACAGCCTAAAGGAGCAGATAGAATTTCAATTAAATGAACATAGTCGAAAAGGTATTACTAACTTTTACGTTTATTTTTATCCTGCAACTAATACCTATGATACTCCAGAAAATTTAAAAAAGTTATGGGATTTTGCTTTATCATACAATACAGTAATAGGTTTATCAATTGGTACAAGGCCCGACTGTTTAGAAGTGGAAAAATTGGATATTTTGGAAACTTATGTAAAACAAGGTTATGACATTTGGATTGACTTAGGGGTTCAATCTTTACAGGATAAAACATTAGACTTGCTTAATAGGAAACACAATGCAACGGATACCTTAAATGCCATTAAAAACTGTAAAGAACGAGGTATTAAAGTTTGTGGTCATATTATTTTGGGATTACCTGGTGAAACAAAAAAAGAAATGAGGGAAACTGCAGAATTACTTTCTTTAATAAAAATAGATGCTTTAAAAATCTATCCTCTCGTAGTTATCGAGAATACAAAACTCGAAGAAATGTATTGGAATGCAGAATATAAATCGCTTGATAAAATACAGTATGTGGGCTTAGTAATAGACTTTTTAGAAAATATATCTCCTCAGATATTAATTCAAAGAATTTCAAAAGATAAAGTTCCAAATGAGATAAAAATATCTCCAGAGTGGGATTTAGGACGTTTGAAAATATTAAATGAAGTTTCAAATAATTTAAAAAGTAGAAAATCGTTTCAAGGTTCAAAATTTAATATATAA
- a CDS encoding DUF3236 domain-containing protein, giving the protein MEKVNKIIKNSYIHSLENCRNGDQIEEIEAIQNVIKNSKKIVVATSNGKKFKVVKNIILKVLDNHCNDNNQNNVNIEMLDICTNSADLTRMPALTKGLIAVDITDADLIIARGRLGIAGSGSLLLLMDGKGRILTGAMSPSSIIHKESIEHKMEFELLQALKKIGIMVEL; this is encoded by the coding sequence GTGGAAAAGGTCAATAAAATAATTAAAAATTCATATATTCATTCATTAGAAAATTGTAGAAATGGCGACCAAATTGAGGAAATTGAAGCCATTCAAAATGTCATCAAAAATTCTAAAAAAATTGTAGTTGCAACTTCCAATGGAAAGAAATTTAAAGTAGTAAAAAATATTATTTTGAAAGTTTTAGATAATCACTGTAATGACAATAATCAAAATAATGTTAACATTGAAATGTTAGATATCTGCACAAATTCAGCAGATTTAACACGGATGCCTGCATTAACTAAAGGATTAATTGCAGTTGATATTACAGATGCAGATTTAATTATAGCTCGTGGTAGATTAGGAATCGCAGGTTCTGGCTCTTTACTATTATTAATGGATGGCAAAGGACGAATTCTTACAGGTGCTATGTCTCCCTCATCAATAATCCATAAAGAAAGTATCGAACATAAAATGGAGTTTGAACTTTTACAAGCACTCAAAAAAATTGGGATAATGGTGGAACTATGA
- a CDS encoding alanine/glycine:cation symporter family protein — protein sequence MLDVFMSFMGELNSIVWGPYMLTLLVGTGVILTILLKGYQFIQLPYAFKLMFKKSDKKVEGDISPFQALTTALSATIGTGNIVGVATAFTLGGPGAIFWMWIAALFGMATKYAEAVLAVKYRITDDAGEMAGGPMYYIEKGAGIKWLAVLFAFFGAFAAFGIGNVAQVNSIASALSPLGIEPLYIGIMIAVLVAAVTMGGIKSIGRVTSYIVPFMAVFYFLTGAAVLILNAQYILPALSYIVNDAFTGTAVAGGAIGTVMRYGVARGVFSNEAGLGSAPIAAAAAKTDHPGRQGLISMTGTFIDTIIICSITGLALTIATLKSGLLTSGLEGAQLTMAAFDSLLPNSGWIVMIALPFFAYTTILGWTYYGEKCLEYLIGSSKIAHIYRIIFVLVVIWGSTADLKLVWDIADTLNGAMAIPNLIGILLLLKVVVSETKDFQKIKKAETTQE from the coding sequence ATGTTAGACGTTTTTATGTCTTTTATGGGCGAATTAAATAGTATTGTATGGGGACCTTATATGCTTACTTTGTTGGTAGGTACAGGTGTAATCCTTACAATTCTTTTAAAAGGTTATCAATTTATACAATTACCTTACGCTTTTAAGTTAATGTTTAAAAAATCCGATAAAAAAGTTGAAGGGGATATTTCTCCATTTCAGGCTTTAACCACAGCTTTATCAGCTACAATCGGTACTGGTAATATTGTGGGTGTGGCTACTGCATTTACACTTGGTGGTCCTGGTGCTATTTTCTGGATGTGGATTGCTGCGTTATTTGGTATGGCTACAAAATACGCTGAGGCAGTTTTAGCTGTTAAGTACAGAATTACTGACGATGCTGGCGAAATGGCAGGAGGTCCAATGTACTACATTGAGAAAGGTGCAGGTATTAAATGGTTAGCTGTTTTATTTGCTTTCTTTGGAGCTTTCGCAGCATTCGGTATTGGTAATGTAGCGCAGGTTAACTCAATTGCTTCCGCATTATCACCATTAGGTATTGAACCATTATATATCGGTATAATGATAGCAGTTTTAGTTGCCGCAGTTACTATGGGCGGTATTAAGTCAATCGGTAGAGTTACTTCATATATTGTTCCATTTATGGCAGTATTCTATTTCTTAACTGGTGCAGCTGTTTTAATATTAAATGCACAGTATATACTCCCAGCTTTATCTTATATTGTAAACGATGCTTTCACAGGTACGGCAGTTGCAGGTGGTGCAATTGGTACTGTAATGAGATATGGGGTTGCAAGAGGTGTATTTTCAAATGAGGCAGGTTTAGGTAGTGCTCCGATTGCAGCGGCAGCGGCTAAAACAGACCACCCTGGAAGACAGGGTTTAATTTCAATGACTGGTACATTTATAGACACCATAATCATATGTTCAATTACGGGATTAGCTTTAACAATTGCTACACTAAAATCAGGTCTTTTAACAAGTGGTTTAGAAGGTGCACAGCTTACAATGGCAGCATTTGATTCATTATTACCAAACAGTGGTTGGATTGTTATGATTGCATTACCATTCTTTGCATACACCACAATCTTAGGTTGGACTTACTACGGTGAAAAATGTTTGGAATACTTAATCGGTAGCTCAAAAATAGCACATATATACAGAATAATTTTTGTATTGGTTGTTATTTGGGGTTCAACAGCTGACTTAAAACTTGTTTGGGATATTGCAGATACTTTAAACGGTGCAATGGCTATACCTAACTTAATTGGTATTTTATTGCTCTTAAAAGTTGTAGTATCTGAAACAAAAGATTTCCAAAAAATTAAAAAAGCAGAAACAACTCAAGAATAA
- a CDS encoding helix-turn-helix domain-containing protein has translation MKAYERLLLSLGSEKFTDEFKKILLELNISLKEFSDHSEIPYSTLYKVMNKKDFRVSTLQKIIKVIKEFEKDDELGDRIAIIAARSSLNKLTQKTIEFDNKTYAIKEYPSNTLEECLISAVSAERDGVKAIVCAPIVSACVEKLVRIPVAVVITESTDYLKAVEIAASKI, from the coding sequence ATGAAGGCATATGAAAGGCTTTTATTAAGTTTAGGTTCGGAAAAGTTTACCGATGAATTTAAAAAGATATTATTGGAATTGAATATTTCATTAAAAGAATTTTCAGACCATTCTGAAATACCTTACAGTACATTATACAAAGTTATGAATAAAAAAGATTTTAGAGTTTCCACGCTCCAAAAAATTATTAAAGTTATTAAAGAATTTGAAAAAGATGATGAATTAGGCGATAGAATAGCAATTATTGCAGCAAGGTCATCTCTTAACAAACTTACTCAAAAAACTATCGAATTTGACAATAAAACATATGCTATTAAAGAATATCCTTCAAATACACTTGAAGAATGTCTTATATCTGCAGTTAGTGCGGAACGTGATGGAGTAAAAGCGATTGTATGCGCCCCAATAGTCAGTGCGTGTGTTGAAAAGCTGGTACGTATACCCGTAGCTGTTGTTATTACAGAATCTACAGATTATTTAAAAGCAGTGGAAATTGCTGCTTCAAAGATATAA
- a CDS encoding DUF1188 domain-containing protein — translation MKYGITENVKTIESKVKVRDIIKKIAEKKANAIKYYLEGEEFEQAIIFGAYLSGNYIANTLKADCGEVILIDSQPHLEDIVTGNGIKFMDLNTFMLKLRNNKDKEINPDLIIDVTGLGGVDPNMLKDFDPKVLIIEDPKSSFDKELMEADNTHKRLCVGHKKGSLKTFRSSKISKTSGTMTLTVDVIMDSCIEIKELDGVLYSVPNLEYFEGIVFHEKDVRKFLREVNTPALTVSCLGNLEAEIDEIIDKNMQKVYSFVKLVK, via the coding sequence ATGAAGTATGGTATTACTGAAAACGTTAAAACAATCGAATCAAAAGTCAAAGTTAGAGATATTATAAAAAAGATTGCTGAAAAAAAGGCTAATGCAATAAAATATTATTTGGAAGGCGAAGAATTCGAACAAGCAATTATATTTGGTGCTTACTTATCGGGCAATTATATTGCAAATACATTAAAAGCAGATTGTGGAGAAGTAATATTAATTGATTCACAGCCTCATTTGGAAGATATAGTCACAGGAAATGGAATAAAATTTATGGATTTAAACACTTTTATGTTAAAACTTAGGAATAACAAAGATAAAGAAATAAATCCGGATTTAATCATTGATGTCACAGGATTGGGTGGTGTAGACCCTAATATGTTAAAAGATTTTGACCCCAAAGTGTTAATAATCGAAGACCCAAAAAGTTCATTTGATAAAGAGCTAATGGAAGCAGATAATACACATAAAAGATTATGTGTGGGGCATAAAAAAGGTTCATTGAAGACTTTCCGTTCTTCAAAAATCTCAAAAACTTCCGGTACTATGACACTTACTGTTGATGTAATAATGGACAGTTGCATAGAAATTAAAGAATTAGATGGCGTATTATACTCAGTTCCAAACTTAGAGTATTTTGAAGGAATTGTATTCCACGAAAAAGACGTTAGAAAATTCTTAAGAGAAGTAAACACGCCTGCACTTACTGTAAGTTGTTTAGGTAATTTAGAAGCTGAAATCGATGAAATAATCGATAAAAATATGCAAAAAGTATATTCATTTGTTAAATTAGTTAAATAA
- a CDS encoding flippase-like domain-containing protein, translated as MNIKNPEPKFKSKGKINIKKWVKNIVFYGLGFVILAYIFNWIGIDDIYQVLLKTNFQIFGISIIVYGFAILMLIMRWQYLLKLKGYNAKYTDLLNLVLMGQFINNITPSMKGGGEPFRAYYLSKLEDIPYHVSFSTVMIERLLDSVVFLTLSLITILYFIVNGLSEQYTLMFIIAWIVVMALTGLILYAAMKKQIAYKIVKFVAKIIRKVSNKKISDTQLCRGVDEFQDTLIFFKTKKKGIAVATFYSFMWWSLDIFKIYIFFIAIGSIAPLFAVSSTYLVSLLVGIVPALPGGLGTSDTVMIAMYMFFNISPSSAATITLLDRAVSYVLVSLFGAISFQLIKSKSKKLKKLRKLNDKDNNDNNDNKDNKDNKDNNTN; from the coding sequence ATGAATATAAAGAATCCAGAGCCAAAATTCAAATCCAAAGGAAAAATTAATATCAAAAAATGGGTAAAAAATATCGTATTTTATGGATTAGGTTTTGTAATATTGGCATATATATTTAATTGGATAGGTATTGATGATATATACCAAGTTTTATTAAAAACGAATTTCCAAATATTCGGGATTTCTATCATAGTTTATGGTTTTGCAATTTTAATGCTTATAATGAGATGGCAATATTTGCTAAAACTCAAAGGATATAACGCAAAATATACGGATTTGCTTAATTTAGTCTTAATGGGGCAATTTATAAACAATATAACTCCATCTATGAAGGGGGGTGGAGAACCTTTCCGAGCTTATTATCTTTCAAAACTTGAAGATATCCCTTATCACGTTTCTTTTTCAACAGTTATGATAGAAAGATTGCTGGATAGTGTGGTGTTTTTAACTCTTTCCCTTATAACAATCCTCTATTTCATAGTAAATGGTCTTTCTGAACAGTATACCTTAATGTTTATAATAGCGTGGATAGTTGTAATGGCACTAACTGGGTTAATATTATATGCTGCAATGAAAAAACAAATAGCCTATAAAATAGTAAAATTTGTTGCAAAAATAATCCGAAAAGTATCTAATAAAAAAATATCTGATACTCAATTATGCAGAGGGGTAGATGAGTTCCAAGATACATTGATTTTCTTTAAAACTAAGAAAAAAGGAATTGCAGTTGCAACTTTTTACTCGTTTATGTGGTGGTCTCTCGATATTTTCAAAATATATATATTCTTCATAGCAATAGGTTCTATAGCCCCACTATTTGCAGTTTCTTCGACCTATCTTGTATCATTATTGGTAGGAATAGTGCCTGCATTACCTGGGGGTTTAGGTACTTCAGATACGGTTATGATAGCAATGTATATGTTCTTTAATATTAGTCCTTCAAGTGCGGCAACGATTACGTTATTGGATAGGGCAGTTTCTTACGTTTTAGTATCCCTATTCGGGGCTATATCATTCCAATTGATTAAATCAAAATCAAAAAAATTGAAAAAGTTAAGAAAATTGAATGATAAAGATAATAACGATAATAACGATAATAAAGATAATAAAGATAATAAAGATAATAATACAAATTAA